The Anopheles coluzzii chromosome 2, AcolN3, whole genome shotgun sequence genome window below encodes:
- the LOC120948557 gene encoding ubiquitin-related modifier 1 homolog produces MDDSIDEEVISGGSTITVEFSGGAETLFGGVKEHIVPLDGSKIVLLEEMLRWLRDHLLTGDAGLFLQENTVRPGILVMINDTDWDLMGETEYILQPGDHILFISTLHGG; encoded by the exons ATGGACGATTCCATTGACGAGGAGGTGATCTCCGGCGGCTCAACCATCACCGTCGAGTTCAG TGGTGGAGCGGAAACTCTTTTCGGTGGTGTGAAGGAACACATCGTACCGTTGGATGGATCGAAAATAG TATTGCTCGAGGAAATGCTCCGATGGCTAAGGGATCATCTGCTCACAGGTGATGCTGGTCTGTTCCTCCAGGAAAACACCGTCCGCCCCGGCATTCTGGTCATGATCAACGATACCGACTGGGATCTGATG GGCGAAACGGAGTACATCCTGCAGCCTGGCGATCATATCCTCTTCATTTCCACCCTCCATGGCGGATAA
- the LOC120948556 gene encoding polyisoprenoid diphosphate/phosphate phosphohydrolase PLPP6, whose translation MGESVDSKTRLEEGRNIPPALKKLLEWDVVMTKQFVSFMLNFVPLRSLRTHCKVLEYSCHGIAWLAGWLAFCWMIDKPEWYQMQVNLFIGLLTDIVMVAVIKAATRRRRPAINDDPLCFGPDKFSFPSGHVSRGVFITTFLIVLDPVTVVFWPPLMAWTVALCISRLILYRHHILDVLGGILLGLFNALLISILWFDQEGSIWLINWITDERVAGAEYAV comes from the exons ATGGGTGAAAGT GTCGATTCCAAGACGCGCCTGGAGGAGGGCAGAAATATACCGCCCGCCCTGAAGAAGCTGCTCGAATGGGACGTCGTGATGACGAAACAGTTTGTCAGCTTTATGCTGAACTTTGTGCCACTGCGCTCCCTCCGGACGCACTGCAAGGTGCTGGAGTACTCGTGCCATGGGATCGCCTGGCTGGCCGGGTGGCTCGCGTTCTGCTGGATGATCGACAAGCCGGAGTGGTACCAGATGCAGGTGAATCTGTTCATTGGCCTGCTGACGGACATTGTGATGGTGGCGGTTATTAAGGCGGCAACGCGTCGCCGTCGGCCCGCGATAAACGATGATCCGCTGTGCTTTGGGCCGGATAAGTTTAGCTTCCCGTCGGGGCACGTTTCGCGCGGCGTGTTCATTACGACCTTTTTGATCGTGCTGGATCCGGTGACGGTCGTGTTTTGGCCACCGCTGATGGCGTGGACGGTGGCGCTGTGCATTTCCCGGCTGATTCTGTACCGTCACCACATTCTGGACGTGCTGGGCGGTATCTTGCTGGGGCTGTTCAATGCGCTGCTGATATCGATCCTTTGGTTCGACCAGGAGGGTAGCATCTGGCTGATCAACTGGATTACGGACGAGCGTGTGGCGGGTGCGGAATATGCTGTGTAA
- the LOC120948555 gene encoding acylglycerol kinase, mitochondrial, giving the protein MAFVIRFAKAVRNNWKKSTVFGSALAYGVSYSNEKYEIKQLMRYYCTEASRYGDVKINLNQRPPKVLVLLNPAANRKSSEEDFHDYCEPILHLAGFEVDLVKTDSEGHARRYVEELATLPDALIVGGGDGTLSEAVSGMKRRQDGAQCPIGVLPLGRTNTLAMKLFSAEGSSNSDLEHVRTMANAAYAVIAGKKEKTDIMRIEVLPSAADETPPEKPVYAVGALQWGAFRDILALRDKYWYTASLRDYTAFLFNAFDGKHSWSCKAKIAYTEPCSGCSNCYKDMDDQWMAAKKAEQQPRRWWSVFVPRAKTAAKTDYSKIINEKCSVRHEIEVEPSELVIKTGNVAADEQEGAKGTESTKLDVVVGEQVDSSFGFIGGSWGRVRGRKYFDCPAKDSISVRTVELLPERLKVEETDPELYYSIDNEAYEVRPVRITVVPKAVEIFTF; this is encoded by the exons ATGGCGTTTGTGATTCGGTTCGCAAAAGCCGTGCGCAACAACTGGAAGAAATCGACCGTCTTTGGAAGCGCACTCGCCTACGGTGTGTCGTACTCGAACGAGAAATATGA gATTAAACAGCTGATGCGCTACTACTGCACGGAAGCATCTCGGTACGGGGACGTCAAGATAAACCTGAACCAAAGACCGCCGAAAGTGTTGGTGCTTCTCAACCCTGCTGCGAACCGTAAATCGTCGGAGGAGGAT TTTCACGACTACTGTGAACCGATCCTGCATCTGGCCGGGTTTGAGGTGGACTTGGTTAAAACCGACTCCGAAGGGCACGCCCGCCGGTACGTCGAGGAGCTGGCCACCCTTCCCGATGCGCTCATCGTCGGCGGAGGTGATGGAACGCTTTCGGAAGCCGTCTCCGGCATGAAGCGCCGCCAGGACGGTGCACAATGTCCGATCGGAGTGCTTCCCCTGGGCCGCACGAACACACTCGCGATGAAACTCTTCTCGGCCGAGGGCTCCAGCAACTCCGACCTGGAGCATGTGCGCACCATGGCCAATGCAGCATACGCCGTCATCGCTggcaagaaggaaaaaacggACATTATGCGCATTGAGGTGTTGCCGAGTGCGGCCGATGAAACGCCGCCGGAAAAGCCCGTGTACGCCGTGGGTGCACTGCAGTGGGGCGCTTTCCGCGACATTCTAGCGCTGAGGGATAAGTACTGGTACACGGCCTCGCTGCGTGACTATACCGCCTTCCTGTTCAACGCGTTCGATGGAAAGCACTCGTGGAGCTGCAAGGCAAAGATTGCGTACACGGAACCGTGCAGCGGGTGCAGCAACTGCTACAAGGACATGGACGACCAGTGGATGGCGGCCAAAAAGGCGGAACAGCAGCCACGCCGGTGGTGGTCGGTGTTTGTGCCGCGTGCGAAAACCGCAGCAAAGACGGATTACAGTAAAATCATCAATGAAAAGTGCTCGGTGCGGCACGAGATTGAGGTGGAACCGTCGGAGCTGGTCATTAAAACGGGGAACGTTGCGGCGGACGAGCAGGAAGGTGCAAAGGGAACGGAAAGCACCAAGCTGGATGTGGTCGTGGGGGAACAGGTGGACTCGAGCTTCGGCTTCATCGGTGGCAGCTGGGGTCGGGTGAGGGGTCGAAAGTATTTCGACTGTCCGGCCAAGGATAGTATCAGCGTGCGCACTGTCGAGCTCCTACCCGAGCGGCTGAAGGTGGAAGAGACCGACCCGGAGCTGTACTACTCGATCGACAATGAGGCGTACGAGGTGCGCCCGGTGCGGATAACGGTTGTGCCGAAAGCGGTCGAAATATTTACCTTCTAg